In Pseudomonas sp. MM213, a genomic segment contains:
- the moaA gene encoding GTP 3',8-cyclase MoaA, translating to MNAVMQDGFGRQIDYLRMSVTDRCDFRCVYCMAKNMTFLPRQQVLTLEELQRLATLFVGLGVRKIRLTGGEPLIRPGIVDLCRNIAALPGLRELVMTSNGSQLGRLARPLVEAGVKRMNISLDSLDAQKFRAITRNGDLDQVLSGIEAARDAGFERIKLNCVVMKGRNFDEVPALVQYAIDQRIDISFIEEMPLGDVGRSRGESFCSSDDVRTLIAQRHRLLDSTENSGGPARYVRLERHPETRIGFISPNSHNFCGTCNRVRMTVEGKLLLCLGQDDALDLRGLLRRYPLDDQPVINAVQKALRGKPLRHDFTPEGDVQIVRFMNMSGG from the coding sequence ATGAACGCTGTGATGCAGGATGGTTTTGGGCGGCAGATCGATTATCTGCGGATGTCGGTGACGGACCGGTGTGATTTTCGTTGTGTGTATTGCATGGCGAAAAACATGACCTTCCTGCCGCGTCAGCAGGTGCTCACGCTGGAGGAATTGCAGCGCCTGGCAACGTTGTTCGTCGGATTGGGCGTGCGCAAGATTCGCCTTACCGGCGGCGAGCCGTTGATCCGTCCCGGCATTGTCGATCTGTGTCGCAACATCGCCGCGTTGCCCGGTTTGCGCGAACTGGTGATGACCAGCAACGGCTCGCAGCTGGGCCGCCTGGCGCGGCCGTTGGTGGAGGCGGGTGTTAAACGGATGAACATCAGCCTCGACAGCCTGGACGCGCAGAAATTTCGCGCGATCACCCGCAACGGCGATCTCGATCAGGTGCTTAGCGGCATCGAAGCGGCGCGGGATGCGGGGTTTGAGCGAATCAAGCTCAACTGCGTGGTGATGAAGGGGCGCAACTTCGATGAGGTCCCGGCGCTGGTGCAATACGCCATCGACCAGCGCATCGATATCAGTTTTATCGAAGAAATGCCGCTGGGCGACGTCGGGCGATCACGGGGCGAATCGTTTTGTTCCAGTGATGACGTGCGCACGTTGATTGCTCAGCGTCATCGTTTGCTCGACAGCACGGAAAACAGCGGCGGGCCGGCGCGTTATGTGCGCCTGGAACGCCATCCCGAGACCCGGATCGGTTTCATTTCACCCAACAGCCACAACTTCTGCGGTACTTGCAACCGGGTGCGGATGACCGTGGAAGGCAAGCTGCTGTTGTGTCTGGGGCAGGACGATGCGCTGGATTTGAGAGGGTTGCTGCGGCGTTATCCGCTGGATGACCAGCCGGTGATCAATGCGGTGCAAAAGGCTTTGCGCGGTAAACCGCTGCGCCATGATTTCACTCCGGAGGGGGATGTGCAGATTGTTCGGTTCATGAATATGAGTGGTGGTTGA